The window GTCGATGTGTGGGATTTCTAGTTATTATAATGATTTTGTTCTGTGAAGTCGATCTTTTTCACAGGAATAGAAAAGAACAAAGTTGTTACTTGAGTTCAATATTCTTGAAAACAACACAAGACAATTTCCTTGTGGTTACAATCGACTCCAGAATTAATTTAACTTCTAAAAGAACACATAATAGATGCCTCACTAAGACTTAAATCTTTAACTTCCAGAGTACCTCCTTTCATTGGAATAAACATAATAGGTGGCGTTGTCACTCATCTTGAAGGTCACACTTTATATAGAAAAATTGAAATTGCTCTTCCCCAGTACTCCACCCTTTTCTTAGTAGAAGGCGTAGTAAACAGAGATCATCGCATGGAGTGCATTCCGTGGTTATAGTTATCGAAAGAAACGTTTTGTGCTAGTTTCCTAGTTCCTATGTTTGATTTATCATTTTGTTTTCAGGTGGCTAGTTTCCCATTCGATGATCATAATTGCCCACCAATTCATCTGATATCATTATTTTGTCGAAGTGCTTATTCGTGGCTGAAAGAGGACATTGAGAATGTAGTAGTTGTGCACTGTAAGGCTGGGATGGCAAGGACAGGATTGATGATATCCAGTCTTCTCCTCTACTTAAAGGTAAATTTATTCGTGGTAACAGAATCTGGTTGATAAATTAGTTATTTTCTTATTTGGTTGTGCACTATGCTTAGTTCTTGCTCTATAGTCTATACTTAATTTTTGCTTTCTACAGTTCTTTCCTACTGCAGAGGAGTCTATTGACTACTACAACCAGAAGAGATGTTTTGATGGAAAGGGGCTTGTTCTGCCAAGTCAGATTGTTAGTCTTTTTTTATTCGTTTTATTTTACTTTTAAGAATAAATGCTCTTGATATCTTAATACTTGTTGGTCTTATAGTTTTCTGTAAGGCTAATACTTTTCTGCTGTTTTCCTAGAGGTACGTCAAATATTTCGAACGTATCTTAACATACTTCAACGGTGAAACCCCCCCTGGGCGCAGGTATACTTTTGGCTCTGGATTCTTTTACTAGTTTTATATATATATACACACACACACACAGTCGGGATCAGAGGCGGGTGCGGACGTCCCTCCGTTCTCCACCGTACGGTTCCAACGACGGCGCGCCTCCACCCTAGCGGCCTCCAGCAGCGTCCCCAATCATTTTTCCTCCCCGGCGAGTCCGCCGAATTCCAGTTTTCCGGCGAGATTGATCTTATTTGAAGTTTTGGGTGATCTCGCTGGAATTCGGCGGACTCACCGGGGAGGGAAAGTGATCGGGGGCGGACTCACCGGGGAGGGAAAGTGATCGGGGACGCTGCTGGAGTCTGCTCGGGTGGAGGCGCGCCGTCGGGGCCGGACGGTGGAGAACGGAGGGACGTCTGCACTTTGAGGACTGTGCGGACGTCCGCTTCTGAACGGATCCATGTATATATATATATATATTCTGCAACACTGACATATGTTTGCATCATTTTCAGGTGCATGCTTAGGGGTTTTCGGCTTCACAGGTGCCCATACTGGGTCAGGCCCACCATTACTGTCTCTGATCATAACGGTATGTTGGTGCTGTCTGTTTCTCAACTTTCCTTCCCACTATGCTGTTCAATGAGAGTCATTTTGTTTTTATGTTATGTTGTAGCTGCAATGCAAATTTAATGTTGAACTTTCTTTTCTCATTAGTACTATTAGTTGTTCTTGTGATTAGTTATGTGTTAGTTTTAAAATTCATGCTTGTTAGCTTATTATGATGCTGATGGTTGGTTTTGATTTATTGCTTTCTCAGGTGTTCTATTCTCCACAAAAGATCATCCAAGAACCAAGGGTCTTTCGGTATGTGATGCTCAAAAACAGTTTTAGAAACTTTCTGCCAAGTTCTGTTAGTAGTTTTATTAGCTAATTTCACTAATTTGGGTTTTAACATGTCAATAATGATTGACAGCCTGAAGATTTTTGGTTTAGTGCTCCAAAGAAGGGGGTAATGGTCTTTGCTCTGCCAGGGGAACTTGGTTTGACCGAGTTAGTTGGTGACTTCAAAATCCACTTTCATGATCGTCAAGGAGATTTTTACTGGTCAGCAATCCTCTTCTTTGTTTATGCTTTGTGTAAGTTGGAACTGTTTTTATCTTTGTTTTAACATTTCTACTATTAATATTTCAGCTGGTTGAACACAACGATGACAGAAAATAGAAAAACTTTAACCACCAATGATCTGGATGGATTTGACAAGGTACATATCTTTTGTTTATACACATGATCCTCACTTCTAAAACGCGATAACTCATTTTTCAAGGTATATTGTACAGCAGTCAGGAGTATTAATATATTCGCTCTGTAGTAGTCCTAGAACCTGTCTAAAATAACAGATGGTAGAGTGGGCGTAGGATTTGACATAGATGAGAAGTTTTGAAGTATACAAAAAAAAAGTCTTAAGATTGAACTATATATCAAATATAATAATAAACAAGATTTGTTGATTGAAACAAAATTGAGCTATTTTTTCACTGCGGTTTCAATAGTTTATAACTTTTATACCAGTGCTCTCGTTGTGAAAGAGGCTGTGTTACCACTTACCAGTGCTCTCGTTGTGAAAGAGGCTGTGTTGTTTTATTTTTTCTTAGCAAAAATAAATAAATAAATAAATAATTGCATCATTGTTCATTAGTATATGTGGTGCTCTGGTTGATTGAGAGAAATAGCTGGGGTTTTGATGTAATGGAGCATCCTATGATGGAGTTGAGTTCTCTGAGATAGTATACGACTCTTCTTGCTTAATTTATATTTTATTTTAAATTTTTTTGGGAGACAATGTGCTTGCTATTGTGCTTTGATAAAGTTTATGTTTTCATTGCTTTTTTCTATATGTTTACTATTGAGGTAGATGTGCAAACGCTCCTTTGTTATCAAATAATGTTGATTAAGCATAGAAAAATGGTAATCTCATCTGTGATGGGCCCTCCTGCAGAGGAAACTGCCTTCCCCTGGATTTCAGCTTGAGGTGGTTTTAGTTGATTATAATGGCAATGTTCCTGCAACACCTACACCTAACACTGACACTACTGCAAAGAAACCGGATGAAAGCTCAGGTACCAAACCTCCATCAGACGACTCAGCTGCAGCTACAGCTGATCCACCATCCCATCATGCAAATCCGGAAAGCCAAGATAAGGATGATGTGTTTTCAGACAACGAGCTGGACGAGACTGGCTCTTCAAAAGTTCAGCGAGCAGAAGGAACTTCTCCAGCTGGTGGAACTGTTGCCAGTACGACTTTCAGTTCCTCATCTACTACAAAATCAGATCAAGTTGCAAGCTTAATGCAAGCAACAAAACAAGTTTCTATTGGAAGCACGGATTCTAAACAGGTGCCTGCTGCTAGTGATGACCCTAAAAGTGCTGCAGTTGTTGGAAATGTCCCGGGCCTTGAAACTCAAAATCCGGAAAGTGAATTTAAGGCAATGGCCGCTGATGCCTCCGTCTTCACATTTGGAGACGAAGAGGACTATGAAAGTGAGTGAAAGATTGATTTGACACCACACTGCCTCGGAGTTGAACAATCTGTACATAACATGGTTTCGAAGCTTTTAAGTCCCACCAGTTGCTGAAAGTTGGTCACGTTCAAAGTTCAATCGATTGGATCCATTTGTAATTGAAGTAGGGTTCTGGTTGGATTGATGGCAAGAAGGTACTTGAACGTGCGAATAATTAAATCAAACTGTGTTGGGGTATTGTTCGAATTCGTTTCATTTGTTGTAAAAAGAGAATAAAAAGGAAACCTG of the Fragaria vesca subsp. vesca linkage group LG6, FraVesHawaii_1.0, whole genome shotgun sequence genome contains:
- the LOC101307607 gene encoding cyclin-G-associated kinase-like, translating into MDSESSVPSSSPSVKALEEQPPAASDSGSDNSSREAPSKLSTSGLTSWAKNLKIPQPMAPSQDSPTGSGQSSFARFTSGLGLRLSPKAPVEDDDPSGSSKAMQPGIFDTITKGIVDSSKSAVKAVQVKARHVVSQNKRRYQEGGFDLDMTYITENIIAMGFPAGDMSSGFFGYVEGFYRNHMEEVIKFFETHHKGKYKVYNLCSERLYDASLFEGKVASFPFDDHNCPPIHLISLFCRSAYSWLKEDIENVVVVHCKAGMARTGLMISSLLLYLKFFPTAEESIDYYNQKRCFDGKGLVLPSQIRYVKYFERILTYFNGETPPGRRCMLRGFRLHRCPYWVRPTITVSDHNGVLFSTKDHPRTKGLSPEDFWFSAPKKGVMVFALPGELGLTELVGDFKIHFHDRQGDFYCWLNTTMTENRKTLTTNDLDGFDKRKLPSPGFQLEVVLVDYNGNVPATPTPNTDTTAKKPDESSGTKPPSDDSAAATADPPSHHANPESQDKDDVFSDNELDETGSSKVQRAEGTSPAGGTVASTTFSSSSTTKSDQVASLMQATKQVSIGSTDSKQVPAASDDPKSAAVVGNVPGLETQNPESEFKAMAADASVFTFGDEEDYESE